A single window of Senegalia massiliensis DNA harbors:
- the guaB gene encoding IMP dehydrogenase → MEKFLKEGLTFDDVLLVPAKSEVLPKNTKTATRLTNKISLNIPLLTAGMDTVTEAKMAIAIAREGGIGIIHKNMSIEKQALEVDRVKRSEHGVITDPFYLSRENLISDALALMERYRISGVPITDNDNKLVGIITNRDIRFEKQLDKKIDDVMTKENLITAKEGIIMDDALEIMKKNKIEKLPLVDGENNLKGLITIKDIEKAIEHPNSAKDEGGRLLVGGAVGVTNDMMERVSALRDKKVDVIVVDTAHGHSKGVMEAVKKIKDKYPELQVIAGNVATASATEDLIKAGADAVKVGIGPGSICTTRVVAGVGVPQITAVYDCAKAAAKYNIPVIADGGIKYSGDVVKALAAGADTVMLGSLFAGCEESPGHTELYKGRRFKVYRGMGSMGAMAEGSKDRYFQEDNKKFVPEGIEGIVPYKGPLKDTIYQLIGGLKSGMGYCGTATIEDLKEKAQFIKITGAGLIESHPHDVELTKEAPNYTKG, encoded by the coding sequence ATGGAAAAATTTCTTAAAGAAGGATTAACATTTGATGACGTATTATTAGTACCAGCAAAATCAGAAGTATTACCAAAAAACACTAAAACAGCAACAAGACTTACAAATAAAATAAGCTTAAATATACCACTTCTTACTGCAGGAATGGATACAGTAACTGAAGCAAAAATGGCTATAGCAATAGCTCGTGAAGGTGGTATAGGTATAATTCACAAAAATATGAGCATAGAAAAACAGGCTTTAGAAGTAGATAGAGTAAAAAGATCAGAACATGGTGTAATAACAGATCCATTTTATTTATCACGTGAAAATCTCATATCTGATGCATTGGCACTTATGGAGAGATATAGAATATCAGGAGTTCCTATCACAGATAATGATAATAAATTAGTAGGGATAATAACTAATAGAGATATAAGATTTGAAAAACAATTAGATAAAAAAATAGATGATGTAATGACAAAAGAAAATTTAATTACAGCAAAAGAAGGCATAATAATGGATGATGCCCTTGAAATAATGAAAAAAAATAAAATAGAAAAATTACCATTAGTAGATGGTGAGAATAATCTAAAAGGACTTATAACTATAAAAGATATTGAAAAAGCTATAGAACATCCAAACTCTGCAAAAGATGAAGGTGGAAGATTATTAGTAGGTGGCGCAGTAGGTGTAACTAATGATATGATGGAAAGAGTAAGTGCATTAAGAGATAAGAAAGTGGATGTAATAGTAGTAGATACAGCTCATGGTCATTCTAAAGGCGTAATGGAAGCAGTAAAGAAAATAAAAGATAAATATCCAGAACTTCAAGTAATAGCAGGAAATGTAGCAACAGCATCTGCTACAGAAGACCTTATAAAAGCAGGTGCAGATGCAGTAAAAGTGGGAATAGGACCTGGTTCAATTTGTACTACAAGAGTTGTAGCAGGAGTAGGAGTACCACAAATAACTGCAGTTTATGACTGTGCTAAAGCAGCAGCAAAGTATAATATCCCTGTAATAGCAGATGGAGGAATCAAATATTCTGGTGATGTAGTAAAAGCACTTGCAGCAGGTGCAGATACAGTAATGTTAGGTTCACTTTTTGCAGGATGCGAAGAAAGTCCAGGACATACTGAATTATATAAAGGTAGAAGATTCAAAGTATATAGAGGTATGGGATCTATGGGTGCAATGGCAGAAGGAAGTAAAGATAGATATTTCCAAGAAGATAATAAAAAGTTTGTTCCAGAAGGAATAGAAGGAATCGTACCTTACAAAGGACCTCTTAAAGATACAATATATCAATTAATTGGAGGATTAAAATCAGGTATGGGCTATTGTGGAACAGCTACCATAGAAGATTTAAAAGAAAAAGCTCAATTTATAAAAATAACTGGTGCAGGTCTTATTGAAAGTCATCCACATGATGTAGAACTTACAAAAGAAGCTCCAAATTATACTAAAGGTTAA